The nucleotide sequence CACCAACCATCTCTATGTCAAATACTAATCTTTTTTTATTCATTTTTGTATTATAACAGAAACAAACACCTGACAGTAATTGCTCAGGTGTTTGTTTATAAAATGTTGCTTCGCCCAATTGGACGACTCGATAGTTAACCAGCGATGAAGGTAAGCGCCTTACCGGTCTTGCCAGCTCGTCCAGTTCGGCCAATTCGGTGTATGTAGTCCTCATAGTTATTAGGCTGATCGAAGTTAATAACATGACTAACATTAGGTATATCTAGGCCACGGGCTGCTACATCGGTAGCTACTAATATACCTACCTTGCCGTCCTTAAAGGCGCGCAGTGCGCGCTGGCGCTGAGGCTGGGATTTGTTGCCATGAATAGCTTCTGCTGGCAATCCTGCCCTAGTTAAGCTATCAGCAAGCTTTTGGACCCCAAATTTAGTCTCGCCGAATACTAGCACCTTCTCGAAATCCTCGGAACTAAGTAGGTCATTGAGTATTTGTATTTTTGCTTCCTTAGAGCCAGCCCTAACTACATCTTGCTCGATGTGCTCGCTAGTTTCACGAGTACGAACTGATATTGTAACTGGGTCTTTAAGCATTGAATCTAGCAAAAACTGAATTTGCGGAGTAATAGTAGCGCTAAAACATAGCGATTGGCGCTCGCTAGGTAGCTCGGCCAAGATTTCTTTGATGTCTGGCAAAAATCCCATATCTAGCATTCTGTCGGCCTCATCAAGTACCAAAGTGGTTACAAATTGCAGCTTCAGCTCGCGTTTTTGCATGAGATCTTTTAGCCGGCCTGGTGTGCCGATAATAAACTGCGGGCGACGACGCAAGTCGCGGATTTGCTTCTGCATGTTAACACCGCCAACGCATATTGCCGAGTAAAGATTAAGATTTGTAGCGAACGATTTGAACTCTTCATCGATTTGCATCGCTAGCTCTCGGGTCGGTGCCATAATAAGCACGGCCTTTTGGCCAGGATTAGTTTTGATCCTATTAATAATCGGTAGCACGAAAGCAGCAGTTTTGCCGGTACCAGTATTGGCTAGGCCAATTACATCTCGACCTTCAAGGATTGGCTTAATAGCTCCATCTTGAATAGCTGTTGGGTACTCGTGGCCTTTTTTGGTGATATTGGCCTGCAAATCGGCTACAAAACCGAAGTCGCTAAATTTGTGAACTGGCACAAACTCAACCCTGTCGATTTTTTCGACTGCTTTATTGATATATTTAGTGGGGTCAATGTAAGCCTTACCCCGGTTGTTTCTGCGGTTGTTGCCTCGGCTATTTGAGCCAAAGGACCGCGATTGGTTACCGCCTCGTTTAGAACGAGAAGCGGAAAAAGATCTGTATGCCATTAAATACCTTTCTGTTCAATGGATGAACAGCGAAGTAATAGTTAGAACTATATCGGTATTCATCATTATCTTTAATTGGTGATACAATAATAACATAAGTTATATATGGTGTCAATTATATTATTTTGCTAAGCGTAATCAGCTACAAGCCTTAGCAATTGAAATATATAGCATTTTTTGCTATGCTTATCAGGTTAGCAGGGCTAACAATGGGGCGTCGCCAAGTGGTAAGGCAACGGTTTTTGGTACCGTCATACGCAGGTTCGAACCCTGCCGCCCCAGCCATCCAAAGAGCCGGTACATTAGTGCCGGTTTTTTGGATAGTTTTGTGGGCAGGGTGAGAAGCCTATCCGCTTCTGGCGGAAACCCTGCCGCCCCAGCCAATAGTACTTATGATTATTATTCTAGATACCCGCCTGTTCCTTTGTTTATTTTTGAATAAATCTGTTTATATATTATGTTTGCTTCAGAGTGAGTTAGTGACTTTTCTAAATGACGAAGCGTAATGCGTACAAGCACATTCTTTTGATTAGGGTTAATGCCTAAGCGACTTCTAGCCTTATCGGGCAATACTTCGTAGCTCGTTTCGCTTAAAATCTCTACACTCTCAAGGGAATCAAGTTTATTTCCAAGTGCATCGCGAATATCAGAGCTAATATCTTCTTCAACATAACCACTCGGTACACTATAAGATATATCTCGTACAATAGCGGGCTGATTTGATACCGCCCTGTAAGGTTCAAGATTACCCATTTGTTCAGCAATCTTAGGGTTGCTAGATCGTAGATAACGAACATCCGAAATGCCTTTAAGGGTCATAACCAAACGATCTAGGCCCATACCCAATGCCCAGCCAGAGTATTCACTTGGGTCAAGACCCGCATTTGTTAAGATTTTTTCTTTTATCAATCCACATTCCAGGATCTCAATATCATGATCACTTTGTACCGCGTTTACTTCGATACCTTCGTTCGTATAAGGATGTGGTGAATCTACAATACGCAACTTCCAGCCTGGTGCAGCAGTTTTCGCCACGCCCTTTACGACGATAACTAGATCGTCCTTTACAATTGTTTTGCGGGCAGAGTTTTTTACAATTCTCCACATTTCAAGCATGTGGACTTCACTTACGTGTTTTTTATCAGACACATCACGCCTATAGGCTAATCCTGGTAGCAGTATAACGACATCATCCCAATCATCTCGCCTTGCAAGCTCTCTTAAGATACCTGGCAGGTGTGCACTGGTGTGGGTACGAAGTATATGTGAATTATCGACATAATGTGTGTAAGTTGAGGAACGGCTTATATTGTCGCCAGAAATTAAGAGATTGTCGTAATTGTCTTCTACAGTGACCACAGGGTCTTTTCGATACACTAAAACTTCACTTTGCGGGTGACTTGAACGCATATACTGTTCGACTTTTTCATATACCATCTTAATAGCATGGGGTTTTTGTGACTGCGTAAGGTCACTAATTGCTAGGTATTTCTTAAGTGACTCCTGGCTGATAGGCTCAATATACATTTTCATTTTAATACTCCTTATTATTATTTTAGTTGTTCGAGGCAAAATAAAAAACCTGCCTCGAGGGCAGGTTCCAAATTATGGCAATGGGGACTCTATCCTCGAAACGGGTTGAGAATAAAGTTAAAAAATAAGTTGTGCGAGCACGTTTTCATGAGGCCTACAATATCATAAATAAATATGGATTACAAGCCTTTTACGCTTATTGATATATGCTTTGGTGTATAATTAAAGCAGTTCTAACCTGGGTTACAATGCTTAGCCACCTTTAAAACAATCGACAATAGTCGGTTTTTTTGTATTTATAAATACTTATTTAGGCTATTCACATACTTAATA is from Patescibacteria group bacterium and encodes:
- a CDS encoding DEAD/DEAH box helicase, which translates into the protein MAYRSFSASRSKRGGNQSRSFGSNSRGNNRRNNRGKAYIDPTKYINKAVEKIDRVEFVPVHKFSDFGFVADLQANITKKGHEYPTAIQDGAIKPILEGRDVIGLANTGTGKTAAFVLPIINRIKTNPGQKAVLIMAPTRELAMQIDEEFKSFATNLNLYSAICVGGVNMQKQIRDLRRRPQFIIGTPGRLKDLMQKRELKLQFVTTLVLDEADRMLDMGFLPDIKEILAELPSERQSLCFSATITPQIQFLLDSMLKDPVTISVRTRETSEHIEQDVVRAGSKEAKIQILNDLLSSEDFEKVLVFGETKFGVQKLADSLTRAGLPAEAIHGNKSQPQRQRALRAFKDGKVGILVATDVAARGLDIPNVSHVINFDQPNNYEDYIHRIGRTGRAGKTGKALTFIAG